Proteins found in one Lycium ferocissimum isolate CSIRO_LF1 chromosome 6, AGI_CSIRO_Lferr_CH_V1, whole genome shotgun sequence genomic segment:
- the LOC132061218 gene encoding uncharacterized protein LOC132061218 gives MVIFALLALVDDGGLGSCSRTGVRIGGGRWVREGSSLRVGSWTIGTLTGKSIELVRILKKRRINIACVQETKWVGSRAKDVDEYKLWFSGRSRDRNGVGILVDNDLRDQVVGVKRVNDRLITIKLVIEGFILHISSAYASQADLGEKRRFWEDLDEMMRGIPPTEMLFIGGDFNGHIGSISGGYDDVHGGCSFGDRNRGGVPDVGFRKSLWAGGSQFEFPKKEHW, from the coding sequence ATGGTTATATTTGCTTTACTGGCTTTGGTAGACGATGGTGGACTAGGGTCATGTTCTCGGACGGGGGTGAGGATTGGAGGGGGTAGGTGGGTTAGGGAAGGCTCTAGTCTGCGAGTAGGGTCTTGGACTATTGGGACTCTAACGGGGAAGTCCATTGAACTAGTTAGGATTCTTAAGAAGAggaggattaatatagcttgtgTCCAGGAGACTAAATGGGTAGGATCCAGGGCTAAAGATGTGGACGAGTATAAGTTATGGTTCTCAGGTAGGTCGAGGGATAGGAATGGGGTAGGCATTTTAGTAGATAATGACTTAAGAGACCAGGTGGTAGGGGTTAAAAGGGTCAATGATAGGTTGATAACGATTAAGCTGGTCATTGAAGGGTTTATTTTACACATTAGTAGTGCTTACGCGTCGCAAGCGGACTTGGGCGAGAAAAGACGtttttgggaggatttggacGAGATGATGAGAGGTATACCACCCACTGAGATGCTATTCATCGGAGGAGATTTCAATGGGCACATTGGGTCAATTTCGGGGGGATATGACGATGTGCATGGAGGTTGTAGTTTCGGGGACAGGAACAGAGGAGGAGTACCTGATGTTGGATTTCGCAAAAGCCTTTGGGCTGGCGGTAGCCAATTCGAGTTTCCGAAGAAGGAGCACTGGTAA